The following coding sequences lie in one Cannabis sativa cultivar Pink pepper isolate KNU-18-1 chromosome 5, ASM2916894v1, whole genome shotgun sequence genomic window:
- the LOC115717368 gene encoding putative glucuronosyltransferase PGSIP7 — protein sequence MAASKESTVTVMVLLFLFLLGVINVTAAEHDDQTTSSHNQVVDHNKLSNKSTVVMNRNKYAYATMMYMGTPRDYEFYVATRVMLRSLAKLHVDADLIVIASLDVPLRWVRAMEEEDGAKVMRVENLNNPYKKQSNFDWRFMLTMNKIYVWSLVEYERVVMLDSDNIFLQNTDELFQCGQFCAVFINPCIFHTGLFVLQPSMQVFKDMVRGLENERENPDGADQGFIGSYFPDLLDRPMFHPPSNPTTLLNGTFRLPLGYQMDASYYYLKLRWSVPCGPNSVITFPSAPWLKPWYWWSWPVLPLGISWHERRRQTLGYGEEMGAVLLQAGMYVGLIAVTRVSRGNMSKLWYRGVRVDKTNPFIQMGLKLLAVWSIIAAYAVPFFLIPCTIHPLIGWTLYLLASFALSSVSINAFLLPTLPILTPWLAIFGALFVMAFPWYPDGIVRAISVFGYAFLCAPFLWASVVRVRICLTNSFEKDLFFTRLGESTTTTSPSGINKLC from the exons atGGCCGCCTCTAAAGAAAGTACTGTTACTGTTATGGTcttgttgtttttgtttttgttgggcGTTATTAATGTTACAGCGGCAGAGCATGATGATCAAACGACGTCGTCTCATAATCAGGTTGTTGATCATAATAAGTTGTCTAATAAATCGACGGTGGTGATGAATCGGAATAAGTATGCTTATGCAACGATGATGTATATGGGGACTCCAAGAGACTACGAGTTCTACGTGGCGACACGTGTCATGCTCAGATCACTTGCTAAACTCCACGTGGATGCAGATCTCATTGTTATTGCCTCTCTCGATGTTCCTCTTCGATGGGTTCGAGCCat ggAAGAAGAAGATGGGGCGAAAGTGATGAGAGTGGAAAATCTAAACAACCCGTACAAGAAACAGTCGAATTTCGATTGGAGATTTATGTTAACAATGAACAAGATTTACGTTTGGAGTTTAGTGGAGTACGAAAGAGTTGTTATGCTCGATTCTGacaacattttccttcaaaaCACAGATGAGTTATTCCAGTGTGGTCAATTCTGTGCTGTGTTCATTAACCCATGTATTTTCCACACTGGACTTTTTGTGCTACAGCCTTCGATGCAAGTGTTTAAGGACATGGTTCGTGGGTtggaaaatgagagagagaatcCAGATGGTGCGGACCAAGGCTTCATTGGTAGTTACTTTCCTGATTTGCTTGATAGGCCCATGTTTCATCCACCTTCTAATCCCACCACTTTGCTTAATGGCACATTTAGACTGCCTTTGGGTTATCAAATGGATGCTTCTTACTATT aTCTTAAACTTCGGTGGAGTGTACCGTGTGGACCAAACAGTGTGATTACATTTCCAAGTGCACCTTGGTTGAAGCCTTGGTATTGGTGGTCTTGGCCTGTTTTGCCACTTGGTATTTCTTGGCACGAACGACGTCGTCAAACTCTCGG GTACGGAGAAGAGATGGGAGCTGTGTTGTTGCAGGCAGGTATGTACGTGGGGCTAATAGCAGTGACAAGGGTGTCACGGGGCAACATGTCGAAGCTATGGTACCGTGGGGTGCGTGTGGACAAGACCAACCCCTTCATTCAAATGGGCCTCAAATTATTAGCTGTTTGGTCCATTATTGCAGCCTACGCTGTCCCTTTCTTCCTCATTCCATGTACCATTCACCCCTTGATTGGCTGGACACTCTATTTGCTTGCTTCATTTGCTCTTTCCTCTGTTTCCATCAATGCATTCTTGCTCCCAACTCTTCCCATTTTGACTCCTTGGCTTGCCATTTTTGGGGCTCTTTTTGTTATGGCTTTTCCTTGGTACCCAGATGGGATTGTTAGAGCTATTTCTGTGTTTGGTTATGCATTTTTGTGTGCCCCCTTTTTATGGGCATCTGTAGTTAGAGTTAGGATTTGTCTTACGAACTCGTTTGAAAAAGATTTGTTTTTTACTAGATTGGGTGAGTCCACCACCACCACGTCCCCTTCTGGGATTAACAAGCTTTGTTAa
- the LOC115716251 gene encoding probable pectinesterase 68: protein MHVVMGCCCTFRLNMVFIILITLWTTTQASVVSKSHRHKWIGPVGHRLITVDVKGGSAQFKSVQAAVDSVSENNTVSITILISPGYYIEKVVVPVRKPYITFQGAGRENTVIEWHDRACDPGPNGQQLRTYRTASVTVFANYFSARNISFKNTAPAPLPGMQGWQAAAFRISGDKAYFSGCGFYGAQDTLLDDAGRHYFKQCYIQGSIDFIFGNARSMYKECELHSIATRFGSIAAHYRNSPYENTGFAFVKCRVTGTGPLYIGRAMGRYARIVYSFTYFDDVVAHGGWEDWDNINRDNNNSKNVLLGVYKCSGPGVTALHGTSWARELDFDTAHRFLVKSFVNGRHWIAPSDA, encoded by the exons ATGCATGTTGTTATGGGTTGTTGTTGTACTTTCAGGTTAAATATGGTGTTCATTATTCTGATCACATTATGGACTACAACACAAGCAAGTGTTGTGAGCAAGAGCCATAGGCACAAGTGGATTGGACCCGTCGGACACCGCCTCATCACCGTCGATGTAAAGGGCGGCTCGGCTCAGTTCAAGTCGGTTCAAGCGGCGGTGGATTCGGTTTCGGAGAACAATACAGTTAGCATTACCATACTAATCAGTCCAGGATACTAcat AGAGAAGGTGGTGGTTCCAGTGAGAAAGCCGTACATAACATTTCAAGGAGCAGGGAGAGAAAATACAGTGATTGAATGGCACGACAGAGCTTGTGATCCTGGTCCTAATGGTCAACAGCTTAGGACTTACAGAACGGCTTCGGTTACTGTTTTTGCTAACTATTTTTCTGCAAGAAATATCAGCTTTAAG AATACAGCGCCGGCTCCGTTGCCGGGGATGCAAGGGTGGCAGGCGGCGGCGTTTAGAATATCAGGGGACAAGGCGTACTTCTCAGGGTGTGGATTCTATGGGGCTCAGGATACCTTGTTGGACGATGCTGGACGCCATTACTTTAAGCAGTGTTATATTCAAGGCTCCATTGATTTCATCTTCGGCAACGCTCGCTCCATGTAcaaa gaGTGTGAGCTGCACTCGATAGCCACTCGGTTCGGTTCGATAGCGGCTCATTACAGGAACTCGCCGTACGAGAATACAGGGTTTGCTTTCGTCAAGTGTAGAGTGACTGGTACGGGTCCATTGTACATAGGACGAGCCATGGGGAGATATGCTAGAATTGTTTACTCTTTTACTTACTTTGATGACGTGGTTGCACATGGTGGATGGGAAGACTGGGATAACATCAATCGTGACAACAACAACAGCAA GAATGTACTTTTGGGAGTGTACAAGTGTTCTGGTCCAGGAGTAACAGCACTGCATGGGACATCTTGGGCCAGAGAGCTTGATTTTGATACGGCTCATCGCTTTTTGGTCAAGAGTTTTGTAAATGGCAGACATTGGATTGCACCCTCTGATgcttaa
- the LOC115716253 gene encoding peroxisome biogenesis protein 19-1 isoform X1, producing the protein MATTNHDDLDELLDSALDDFQTLNLSTKSSPASTIARSNESRDNAQKTVPLGSGVQGLGLGLPDLKAKKKGKQKASKESHVADALDKLRAETREAVKGLESVTTAARPPVPDLGNDAMMEDWVKQFEELAGSQDMESIMENMMQQLLSKEILHEPMKEIGERYPKWLAEHEASLSKEEYERYSHQYGLIKDLNEVYEKDSNNFSKIVELMQKMQECGQPPNDIMHELAPDFDLATLGQLSPEMLESQGNCCIM; encoded by the exons ATGGCAACCACCAACCACGATGATTTAGATGAACTCCTCGATA GTGCTCTCGATGATTTCCAAACTCTCAACCTCAGTACCAAGTCAAGTCCAGCTTCCACCATTGCAAG AAGTAATGAAAGTAGAGATAACGCACAAAAGACTGTTCCGTTGGGTAGTGGGGTTCAAGGATTGGGGTTGGGTTTGCCTGACCTCAAGGCCAAGAAAAAGGGCAAACAAAAGGCTTCAAAGGAATCCCATGTAGCAGATGCCCTTGATAAACTTAGAGCTGAAACTAGAGAGGCTGTTAAGGGTCTGGAATCTGTCACCACAGCTGCCAGGCCACCTGTTCCAGACTTGGGTAATGATGCTATGATGGAAGATTGGGTTAAGCAGTTTGAGGAGCTTGCTGGCTCACAG GACATGGAATCTATCATGGAGAACATGATGCAACAACTTTTGTCAAAGGAGATTCTTCATGAACCCATGAAGGAAATTGGAGAAAGATACCCAAAGTGGTTGGCTGAGCATGAAGCGAGTTTGAGCAAAGAAGAATACGAACGTTACTCCCACCAATATGGACTGATAAAAGATCTTAATGAAGTGTATGAAAAAGATTCCAATAATTTCAGTAAGATTGTTGAGCTTATGCAGAAAATGCAGGAGTGTGGTCAACCACCCAATGATATAATGCATGAGCTGGCTCCTGATTTTGATCTAGCTACTCTTGGCCAACT ATCACCAGAGATGCTAGAATCTCAGGGAAATTGTTGTATAATGTGA
- the LOC115716253 gene encoding peroxisome biogenesis protein 19-1 isoform X2 — MATTNHDDLDELLDSALDDFQTLNLSTKSSPASTIASNESRDNAQKTVPLGSGVQGLGLGLPDLKAKKKGKQKASKESHVADALDKLRAETREAVKGLESVTTAARPPVPDLGNDAMMEDWVKQFEELAGSQDMESIMENMMQQLLSKEILHEPMKEIGERYPKWLAEHEASLSKEEYERYSHQYGLIKDLNEVYEKDSNNFSKIVELMQKMQECGQPPNDIMHELAPDFDLATLGQLSPEMLESQGNCCIM; from the exons ATGGCAACCACCAACCACGATGATTTAGATGAACTCCTCGATA GTGCTCTCGATGATTTCCAAACTCTCAACCTCAGTACCAAGTCAAGTCCAGCTTCCACCATTGCAAG TAATGAAAGTAGAGATAACGCACAAAAGACTGTTCCGTTGGGTAGTGGGGTTCAAGGATTGGGGTTGGGTTTGCCTGACCTCAAGGCCAAGAAAAAGGGCAAACAAAAGGCTTCAAAGGAATCCCATGTAGCAGATGCCCTTGATAAACTTAGAGCTGAAACTAGAGAGGCTGTTAAGGGTCTGGAATCTGTCACCACAGCTGCCAGGCCACCTGTTCCAGACTTGGGTAATGATGCTATGATGGAAGATTGGGTTAAGCAGTTTGAGGAGCTTGCTGGCTCACAG GACATGGAATCTATCATGGAGAACATGATGCAACAACTTTTGTCAAAGGAGATTCTTCATGAACCCATGAAGGAAATTGGAGAAAGATACCCAAAGTGGTTGGCTGAGCATGAAGCGAGTTTGAGCAAAGAAGAATACGAACGTTACTCCCACCAATATGGACTGATAAAAGATCTTAATGAAGTGTATGAAAAAGATTCCAATAATTTCAGTAAGATTGTTGAGCTTATGCAGAAAATGCAGGAGTGTGGTCAACCACCCAATGATATAATGCATGAGCTGGCTCCTGATTTTGATCTAGCTACTCTTGGCCAACT ATCACCAGAGATGCTAGAATCTCAGGGAAATTGTTGTATAATGTGA
- the LOC115716252 gene encoding uncharacterized protein LOC115716252 isoform X2 yields MASPSSLRLDISLSSLNRSFHRPNVFSSSFSYVSPRLKIQFTPSQYNTLKLPTCSDSFRTFYRFSPSNDHDEEDAENCSFDEAVELFNEREYYRCHDLLETLWNRAEEPSRTLIHGILQCAVGFHHLFNQNHKGAMMELGEGLSKLRKMNFKNGAFHQFEQEISTVLDFIYQTQIELAALQAVMICVLGWINRRGRTNCLGDMVQDSICINCKATHQMNRLCI; encoded by the exons ATGGCTTCTCCATCTTCTCTCAGACTGGACATCTCCCTTTCCTCTCTCAATCGCTCATTCCATCGTCCCAacgtattttcttcttctttttcttacgTTTCTCCCCGTCTGAAAATTCAATTCACTCCTTCCCAATACAATACACTAAAACTCCCTACTTGTTCAGATTCTTTCCGCACTTTCTACCGATTCTCTCCTTCGAACGACCACGATGAAGAAGATGCCGAGAATTGCAGCTTCGACGAGGCAGTAGAGCTTTTCAACGAAAGAGAATATTACAGGTGCCATGATTTACTTGAAACTTTATGGAACAGAGCTGAAGAGCCCTCTAGAACTCTCATCCATGGTATTCTTCAATGCGCTGTGGGATTCCATCATCTGTTTAATCAG AATCATAAAGGAGCAATGATGGAGTTGGGAGAAGGACTTAGTAAGCTGAGAAAGATGAACTTCAAGAATGGAGCTTTTCATCAGTTTGAACAGGAAATATCTACAGTTCTTGATTTTATATACCAGACCCAGATTGAATTAGCTGCTT TACAGGCAGTGATGATATGTGTGTTAGGATGGATCAATCGGAGAGGTCGTACCAACTGCTTGGGGGATATGGTGCAGGACAGCATCTGTATAAACTGCAAAGCGACTCATCAAATGAACAGACTATGCATATAG
- the LOC115716252 gene encoding uncharacterized protein LOC115716252 isoform X1: MASPSSLRLDISLSSLNRSFHRPNVFSSSFSYVSPRLKIQFTPSQYNTLKLPTCSDSFRTFYRFSPSNDHDEEDAENCSFDEAVELFNEREYYRCHDLLETLWNRAEEPSRTLIHGILQCAVGFHHLFNQNHKGAMMELGEGLSKLRKMNFKNGAFHQFEQEISTVLDFIYQTQIELAACSDDMCVRMDQSERSYQLLGGYGAGQHLYKLQSDSSNEQTMHIVFCPNMSYVNGHPQKVKLPTLNATTQLLHASS, from the exons ATGGCTTCTCCATCTTCTCTCAGACTGGACATCTCCCTTTCCTCTCTCAATCGCTCATTCCATCGTCCCAacgtattttcttcttctttttcttacgTTTCTCCCCGTCTGAAAATTCAATTCACTCCTTCCCAATACAATACACTAAAACTCCCTACTTGTTCAGATTCTTTCCGCACTTTCTACCGATTCTCTCCTTCGAACGACCACGATGAAGAAGATGCCGAGAATTGCAGCTTCGACGAGGCAGTAGAGCTTTTCAACGAAAGAGAATATTACAGGTGCCATGATTTACTTGAAACTTTATGGAACAGAGCTGAAGAGCCCTCTAGAACTCTCATCCATGGTATTCTTCAATGCGCTGTGGGATTCCATCATCTGTTTAATCAG AATCATAAAGGAGCAATGATGGAGTTGGGAGAAGGACTTAGTAAGCTGAGAAAGATGAACTTCAAGAATGGAGCTTTTCATCAGTTTGAACAGGAAATATCTACAGTTCTTGATTTTATATACCAGACCCAGATTGAATTAGCTGCTT GCAGTGATGATATGTGTGTTAGGATGGATCAATCGGAGAGGTCGTACCAACTGCTTGGGGGATATGGTGCAGGACAGCATCTGTATAAACTGCAAAGCGACTCATCAAATGAACAGACTATGCATATAGTGTTTTGTCCAAACATGTCTTATGTTAATGGCCACCCACAGAAAGTAAAGCTTCCTACTCTTAATGCTACCACTCAATTACTCCACGCTTCTTCTTGA
- the LOC115716018 gene encoding asparagine--tRNA ligase, chloroplastic/mitochondrial — protein MAACVAVGFKPYSALRILSFYSSLPRARPLCFPPLFRRISPSSPARTCFCSLVSGGEKTKPEIAENWRSESVGDFRKKLRIADIKGGPDEGLERLGQTLVVKGWVRTVRVQSSVTFIDVNDGSCLSNMQCVMGSDADGYDQVESGSVTTGASIWVQGIVVKSQGSKQKVELKVNKIVVVGKSDPSFPIQKKRVSKEFLRTKAHLRPRTNTFGAVARVRNALAYATHKFFQENGFVWISSPIITASDCEGAGEQFCVTTLMQSSGEVDSLVDCIPKTKDGLIDWSQDFFGKPAFLTVSGQLNAETYATALSDVYTFGPTFRAENSNTSRHLAEFWMIEPELAFADLNDDMACATAYLQYVVKYVLENCKEDMDFFNTWIEKGIIDRLSDVAQKEFVQLTYTNAIELLLKSKKKFEFPVKWGCDLQSEHERYITEEAFNGCPVIIRDYPKEIKAFYMRQNDDGKTVAAMDVLVPRVGELIGGSQREERLEYLEDRLDQLKLNKDSYWWYLDLRRYGSVPHAGFGLGFERLVQFATGVENIRDAIPFPRTPGSAEF, from the exons ATGGCGGCTTGTGTTGCTGTTGGGTTCAAACCCTATTCAGCTCTCCGAATTCTCTCATTCTACTCTTCTCTTCCCAGGGCTCGACCTCTCTGTTTCCCGCCACTGTTTCGGCGCATTTCCCCATCTTCCCCAGCTCGGACTTGCTTCTGCTCTCTAGTCTCCGGCGGCGAGAAAACTAAGCCGGAAATCGCTGAGAACTGGAGGTCCGAGAGCGTTGGAGATTTCAGGAAGAAGCTGAGGATTGCGGATATTAAAGGCGGACCCGATGAGGGGTTGGAGCGATTGGGACAAACTCTGGTAGTGAAGGGGTGGGTTCGGACTGTTCGTGTTCAGAGCtctgtcactttcattgat GTTAATGATGGTTCTTGTCTCTCAAATATGCAATGTGTTATGGGTTCTGATGCTGATGGTTATGATCAG GTAGAATCTGGGTCAGTTACAACTGGTGCCTCAATATGGGTGCAAGGGATTGTGGTGAAAAGTCAGGGATCTAAACAAAAGGTGGAGTTGAAGGTTAATAAGATTGTCGTG GTTGGTAAAAGTGATCCCTCTTTTCCCATTCAAAAGAAAAGGGTAAGCAAAGAATTTTTGAGAACCAAAGCTCATCTTCGTCCAAGAACAAACACTTTTGGTGCG GTTGCAAGAGTGAGGAATGCTTTGGCCTATGCTACACACAAATTTTTCCAAGAAAATGGATTTGTTTGGATCTCAAGTCCTATTATTACTGCTTCAGATTGTGAAGGTGCAGGTGAACAGTTTTGTGTGACTACTTTG ATGCAAAGCTCTGGAGAAGTTGATTCTCTCGTGGATTGCATTCCAAAAACAAAGGATGGTTTGATTGATTGGTCCCAA GATTTCTTTGGGAAACCAGCATTCTTGACTGTGTCTGGTCAGCTTAATGCTGAAACCTATGCTACTGCTCTTTCAGAT GTGTACACATTTGGCCCCACATTCCGAGCTGAAAATTCAAACACTTCTAGGCACTTGGCTGAATTTTGG ATGATTGAACCTGAACTTGCATTTGCTGATCTGAATGATGATATGGCTTGTGCAACTGCCTATCTACAGTATGTC GTGAAATATGTTCTCGAAAATTGCAAGGAGGACATGGATTTTTTCAATACTTGGATTGAGAAGGGCATAATTGATCGATTGAGT GATGTTGCTCAGAAAGAATTTGTACAATTGACGTATACTAATGCAATTGAACTTCTTctaaaatcaaagaagaaattTGAATTCCCG GTGAAGTGGGGGTGTGACTTGCAGAGTGAGCACGAACGCTATATAACTGAAGAGGCATTCAATGGATGCCCTGTAATAATCAGGGACTATCCAAAG GAGATTAAAGCATTCTATATGCGGCAAAATGATGATGGGAAGACTGTGGCAGCTATGGATGTATTGGTTCCTCGG GTCGGTGAACTTATTGGTGGAAGCCAGAGAGAAGAACGGCTTGAATATCTGGAAGATCGGTTGGATCAATTGAAGTTAAATAAGGACAGCTACTGGTGGTATTTAGATTTGCGCCGATATGGTTCAG TTCCTCATGCTGGTTTTGGCTTGGGTTTTGAAAGGCTTGTACAATTTGCAACTGGTGTAGAAAATATAAGAGATGCTATTCCTTTTCCCCGGACACCTGGTTCGGCCGAGTTTTAA